The sequence AAAGATTATGCTTATAATGATGAGGATATTAAGAAAATCCAAGCTATTAATGGGATAAAAAATACAAGAAAACATAAAAAAATAGATATGACTATTACAGAAAGCAAAACTTTTCTTACAGAACGAGGAAAGAAGTTTTTAGAAAGCATAAGTACTTCTTCTAAGGAAGAAGATAAAAATCAAATGCCAGTAACTATATATGGAGTAGATGATTCAGAAATTGAATCTTTTAAACCATATTTAAAAGAAGGAAGTTTGCAGCTTAATAATTTTTCAGATAAACCAACAGTTATAGCAGTACAGAATCTTCACTATAAAGAATACACAAATCTTAGTATAGGGTATAACCTAGTAGTAAGTGGAACATATAGAGATAATGCAGATGGTAATTTTCAGCCATTCAAAAAGGCAAACTTTAATGTAGCAGCTATCTTGGAATCTACCCCTATTAGGCCAATAGATGGACAAACTTCAATAATATTAATATGTAGCAATAAAACTTTAGAAATATACTTTGGGATAAAGGAATATGAAATGGTTAATGTGGATGTAGATAGTAAAGCTACCATATATGAAATAAGCAGAAGTCTTTCTTCCATAGCAAAGAGCAAGAATTATGGAAATATCACAATAATTAATGATGAAATCAGTAAAATGAATCAAGGCAATATGGTTATTAGAGCTGTATTACTTGGATTTTCAATGCTATTAGTAGTAGTGGGAGTGATTAATATTTTAAACACCATGAGTATAAGTGTTGTAATGAGAAAAAGAGAATTTGGAGTTTTACGAGCAGTTGGAATGAGCCAAGCAGAAGTAAGAACAATGATAATAAAAGAAGGGAGTTTATATGGAATATTAAGTGCAATCTTAGGCAACATATTAAGTCTAGCAGCCAGTTATGTAATCTATAATACAATGAAAGCCGATTTTTTGGAGAATGAACCTTTCAAAATACCATGGTTTATAATTTTGTCTATTGTAACCTTAAATATAATAATAACAACTCTTATTTCTTTGCCAGCTGCAAATAGAGCAATTAACAATTCAATAGTTGAGTCTATAAAAGCAATAGAATAGCAAACCAATGTATATCGTAAATGACTTGTTTTTATACGTAAAATAACATCAATCATTAAAGAAACATGCATTTATGATTGAAGACGACTTTTGAGTACTGAATTTATATATTATGTAAAGACAGAAAGTTTAAAAGCACAACAAAGATATTTCCTTATTTAAAGGACTAGCAATACGAAGGAATTTATCAGTTATAAAAAATCTTATAAGGGCTTAAAAAATTAAAATTTACAGCGAAGGAGTATTGATAAATTATATTAAAAGTGAATTTTAAGGTCCTAAATTATATTTTAGGTACTCAAAAGTCGCTTTTAGGATTTTTATATTAATATTATGTCGATATACGAGATATTTAAAAAAATGGAGAAAAATAGTTATGTATACGATTTTATCAAAATTTACAAAAAGAACTATAATTGACAATAAATATACAAGAATGTAACACTTAAGTCAATAACATGTTATTCAAAATAAATAATTTTAAAGGAGTGATCTTATGAAATTTTCAAAAAAAGTTCTTAGTTTCATTACTTCAGTTTTAGTTTTAACTAGTGCAGCTACCTTTGCAAATGGGGTGTCTGCTAAAGCAGCTACAACTGATAAGCCTGTTGAGTTATATTACACAAAGGTAGTTCATGATGATGCTCCAGCAGTAGCACATTATGCTGGATATATTGCTGTAAAAAATCTTTCTTATGATAAAAAGGTTATAGTTCATTACAACTATACTTCTCTTTCTCAAGCAAGCAATATATGGTACACTGCAGATGCAAGTTATGTAAAGAATAATACTTCAGATGGTAATGAAGTTTGGAAATTTGAGACACCATCTGTATATACTAATTATGGTGGTTTGGGAGATATTCAATATTATATTGAATACGATGTAAATGGACAAGCTTTCTATGATAACAATGATGGTAAAAACTATAAATCAAGTGATTTTGGTGCAAGTAGACCTTATGTAACTAGCATTTCAGGATATGCAAGAAACGATGGTTCAGAATATTTATCTTGTTATGTTGCAACTAAAAAATCAGTAAATCCTGAAGCTGTTAGAATACGTTATACTCAAGATGATTGGGCTACTTATAAAGAGGTAGATTTAACTAAATCAACTAATGTATACTTTAACGCTGATTCAGATTCATGGATTATAGACATTCCAATTTTATCTGGAAAGCCAGTAAAGTTTGCTGCCTATTATGTTGTAAATGGAGTTCAACACTGGGATAATAACCTAGGAGATAACTACTATTTTAGTTTCTAAGAAGTTATATAGAGTAGGTCCATAATACACATTCTATATAACATTCATAAACTTATGGATTTAAGTTAAACGCTTTTATATTGGCATATAAATGCAAAAATAAATAATGATTTCATGGTAGCAAGAAAAGCATCTATAGTGAAGTATTCTTTTCTTCTCATGAATTTATAAAATGAAAAGCATCAAGGATTACACATATCCTTGGTGCTTTTCATTTATTTACTTATTGCTTTTATTTGTTGAAGTAAATAATTTACTTAGCAAGCTAGATTTTGGTCTTTTGCAATATGGTAATCTTTATTAACTTTACAATCTTCATACCTTCTTCATAAGAATTAATTATTATGTATTTGCAGATAATAATTAATGGTTATAAGGAGTTGTATATAAATGAAAAAGACGAAAAAGTTAATTACTATGCTTTTTTCCTCGGTTCTAGTTATATCTTTAGTAGGTTGTAGCAGAGCAGTAACAGGAAGTAAAGAAGCAGATGATGCACTTAATGCTTTTAATAATATAGTTAAGGCTTATCCACAAAACAAAGGGTTCCATAATGCAATGCAGCATTGGGGTTTTAAACTTCCAACTGAGGAAAAGTTTGAGTGGAGCAAGGATATGTCTGCCAATAAAGCAGATTTTGCAATGGTAGTTTTAGCTGATCCATTAATTAAAGCTGGGCTTGATGTAAATAAATTAGATAAAAATGAATGGTTATATAAGCCAGCAGAAAAAGAAGGAAATGATCAGTTACCTAACCGTTTAGTAAAATTTTATAATGTTAGTGATAAGAAAGAAATCTCTAACGGTTCAGAGGATTCTATGAGAAGATTGTTAAAGGTAGATACAAAAATAGTTAAGTACCATAAGGATCAACATCATTATAGATTAATTCTTGGAGAAGGTAATGAAGTGCAGTGGACA comes from Clostridium sp. TW13 and encodes:
- a CDS encoding ABC transporter permease → MNRFIALIPRYLIKNRKRNFFVALSIVISVVLLVGVKVTVNSLNYRYRINAFNSGSGRDYALKLQFATEKLGMFLMIIVSIAAIAVVYNIFYITTLERIKEFSMLIVIGSSRGKINELILGEAFLISIVCIPLGLLMGCFGIKALFYFCISKDSDMLKELITKKDIIQAAIMVVISIFVSAFSPSRAMGKISPIEGIKENYINSLKGKKHKFNLMKQRNVFKFLNFTDSMACLNTKKSKKRLIVTVLSLTISIVITTSSLYLLSMFNPQKEAEKSTGGDILLNITDSRGLIKDYAYNDEDIKKIQAINGIKNTRKHKKIDMTITESKTFLTERGKKFLESISTSSKEEDKNQMPVTIYGVDDSEIESFKPYLKEGSLQLNNFSDKPTVIAVQNLHYKEYTNLSIGYNLVVSGTYRDNADGNFQPFKKANFNVAAILESTPIRPIDGQTSIILICSNKTLEIYFGIKEYEMVNVDVDSKATIYEISRSLSSIAKSKNYGNITIINDEISKMNQGNMVIRAVLLGFSMLLVVVGVINILNTMSISVVMRKREFGVLRAVGMSQAEVRTMIIKEGSLYGILSAILGNILSLAASYVIYNTMKADFLENEPFKIPWFIILSIVTLNIIITTLISLPAANRAINNSIVESIKAIE
- a CDS encoding CBM21 domain-containing protein, which encodes MKFSKKVLSFITSVLVLTSAATFANGVSAKAATTDKPVELYYTKVVHDDAPAVAHYAGYIAVKNLSYDKKVIVHYNYTSLSQASNIWYTADASYVKNNTSDGNEVWKFETPSVYTNYGGLGDIQYYIEYDVNGQAFYDNNDGKNYKSSDFGASRPYVTSISGYARNDGSEYLSCYVATKKSVNPEAVRIRYTQDDWATYKEVDLTKSTNVYFNADSDSWIIDIPILSGKPVKFAAYYVVNGVQHWDNNLGDNYYFSF